In the genome of Mucilaginibacter defluvii, one region contains:
- a CDS encoding FKBP-type peptidyl-prolyl cis-trans isomerase, translated as MKKACLSFVLAALALPVLAQTQRTAKGAEYTIVTKNNAPRIKEGDIITFQVEQLTDKDSVLFSTYKAGRPVQTQVRASQSMMDLMDVFTLLGAKDSAIVKLPVDSIFKGHEDAMPPFLKKGTNIITRLKIEKVQSMAEAMAEKEAEMAKLKDAETSAANKYIADNKLAVTTTPSGLKYIIKTPSAKLKPKAGDTMLVNYVGRTLDGQVFDSSIEAEAKKANLQQPGRTYEPIEVVQGEGRVIKGWEEGLALLGEGSKATLIIPSALGYGERGSPPVIMPYSTLLFDVELVKVKPGKKVIPPPVKKAPAKKAPVRKKTTAKKAATSKKAN; from the coding sequence ATGAAAAAAGCTTGTTTATCATTTGTGCTGGCCGCCCTGGCGTTGCCGGTATTGGCACAAACGCAGCGTACGGCTAAAGGCGCCGAGTATACCATCGTTACAAAAAACAATGCACCCCGCATTAAAGAGGGCGATATCATCACTTTCCAGGTTGAGCAGTTAACTGATAAGGATTCAGTATTGTTCAGCACTTACAAAGCCGGTCGTCCGGTACAAACGCAGGTGCGCGCTTCGCAAAGCATGATGGATTTGATGGATGTATTTACCCTGTTAGGTGCTAAGGACAGCGCGATTGTAAAACTTCCGGTCGACTCGATATTTAAAGGCCATGAGGATGCTATGCCGCCGTTCCTGAAAAAGGGTACAAACATTATTACACGGTTAAAGATCGAAAAAGTACAATCAATGGCTGAAGCGATGGCCGAAAAAGAAGCCGAAATGGCCAAGCTTAAGGATGCGGAAACTTCCGCGGCAAATAAGTATATCGCCGATAATAAACTGGCAGTTACTACTACACCGTCGGGCTTAAAATATATTATTAAAACACCCTCAGCCAAGTTAAAACCTAAAGCGGGCGATACCATGCTGGTAAACTATGTTGGCCGCACGCTTGATGGCCAAGTATTTGACTCAAGCATTGAAGCCGAGGCAAAGAAAGCTAACCTGCAGCAACCCGGCCGTACTTACGAGCCGATAGAGGTAGTACAAGGCGAAGGCCGTGTAATCAAAGGCTGGGAGGAAGGCCTGGCGCTATTGGGCGAAGGCTCAAAAGCTACGCTGATCATCCCATCGGCCTTAGGTTATGGCGAGCGTGGTTCGCCGCCGGTAATTATGCCGTACAGCACCCTGCTGTTTGATGTGGAATTGGTAAAGGTGAAGCCCGGCAAAAAAGTAATACCACCGCCGGTTAAAAAAGCGCCTGCTAAAAAAGCGCCGGTACGTAAAAAGACCACCGCTAAAAAGGCAGCCACAAGTAAAAAAGCTAATTAA
- a CDS encoding TatD family hydrolase, translated as MVLTDTHTHLYYETDLEKRRGLIDRCIQNDVKRLFLPNVDADSVAKVYALTDAYPEMCFPMLGLHPCDVKPGWEEHLERIKACHQPEHKIYAIGEIGIDLYWDKTYLEGQIAAFKAQINWAKQLHLPIVIHCRDAFDEVYEVLASEADDKLRGIFHCFTGTAEYGKKVIDLGFYLGIGGVVTYKNSGLDKVVEQIDLEHIVLETDSPYLTPTPYRGKPNESSYLIYIAQKLADIYNTDVETVADVTTLNSKKIFGV; from the coding sequence ATGGTATTAACTGACACGCATACCCATCTATACTACGAAACCGACCTGGAGAAGCGCCGCGGATTGATAGACCGCTGCATTCAAAACGATGTAAAGCGGTTGTTTTTGCCCAATGTTGATGCTGATTCGGTAGCTAAAGTTTATGCCCTTACTGATGCTTACCCCGAAATGTGTTTCCCGATGCTTGGCCTGCACCCATGCGATGTAAAACCAGGTTGGGAAGAACATCTGGAAAGGATCAAAGCCTGCCATCAGCCCGAACATAAGATATATGCTATCGGCGAAATCGGTATCGACCTGTATTGGGATAAAACTTATCTTGAAGGGCAGATAGCCGCCTTTAAGGCCCAGATTAATTGGGCTAAACAACTCCATCTGCCAATCGTGATTCATTGCCGCGATGCTTTTGACGAAGTTTACGAGGTGCTGGCCAGCGAAGCTGATGATAAACTTCGCGGCATATTCCATTGCTTTACAGGTACGGCCGAGTATGGTAAAAAGGTGATCGACCTGGGGTTTTACCTGGGTATTGGCGGTGTGGTTACGTATAAAAACAGCGGGCTGGATAAAGTGGTTGAGCAAATCGACTTAGAGCATATCGTTTTAGAAACGGATTCTCCGTATCTTACCCCCACTCCGTACCGTGGTAAACCTAACGAAAGTTCGTACCTGATATACATCGCGCAAAAGCTTGCCGATATATACAATACAGATGTTGAAACGGTGGCAGATGTAACTACCCTTAATTCAAAAAAGATATTCGGGGTATAA